The genomic window AGGATCTTCCGAAGTATGAGAAGCCATCTGTCACGGTCGATAATGTTATCCTAGGTTGGGCTGAGGACGAGGTAAAATTGCTCTTGATCAAGCGCAAAGCAAACCCGTTTCGAGGGCACTATGCTTTGCCGGGAGGATTTGTCGATAAGAAGGAAGATACAACGGAAGCTGTATTGAGAGAGGTAAAGGAAGAGGTCGGGATAACTCTGGATGAGACCTATGTAGAGCAGTTGAAAACAATTGCTACGCCGAATCGAGACCCCAGAGCATGGACGATTACTGTTGCTCATTTGACTTATTTGCCAGACATGCAGGCGGTGACAATTACTGCAGGAGATGATGCAAGGGAGGCGCATTGGGTTACTTTACGTGCTGATAAAGACGGGACGCCCCAACTTTCTTATATGGGAAAAGAGATACCTTTAGATGATCTGGCCTTTGATCATAAAGAAATTATCCATGAAGCAGTCATCAGAATCAAGAATCGCTTGGATTACGTACCGACTGTTTTACAAATACTAGGTGCAACTTTTACATTAACAGAGGCGAGGAAGGTCTATAGCAAATTTTTAGGTATAGAACTGAAGGAACTCGATAATAGCAATTTCCGTAAAACTCATGGAAAATTTTTCATTGAAATTGGGTTTGAAACAAAACCAGTAAAAGGTAGACCAAAAAAAATCTATAAGCTAAAGAATCTGACTTGATCGGCTGCTTAAAAATAGAGAGTTGGAAGAGCAGTTTTCTTCTATAGTATAGTCAACTACCTCAAGCAAAAATTAGAAGTGTTTCTCTATACAATTCGATGTTATTCTTTTCATCGTCTTTCCAAAAATATTTTCAGGAAAACAAGTAGTAACAGAACAACATGAAATTTTAGAAGAGAAAAAACATTCGACTTGCTACGTTCATTTATACGAAGGAAATCTTTGGTTATTGTTAGAAGAGTTCGACTTATTTCTTTAAAAAGAGGATCTTTCGCCTATTTTTTATCTATAATCAAACTAAAAACGATGAATGGCACGAAATTTGTGTCATTCATCGTTTTTATTCGTAGGATATTAAAAAAATAAGAGAAATTATATAGACATATAATAATATCTGTTATACTATTGGATTTGTGATAAAAATACCAATAAATATATTATTTTTTCTTTTATGAAACGAGTATAAGAAAAAATGTGATAAATAG from Enterococcus sp. 9E7_DIV0242 includes these protein-coding regions:
- a CDS encoding NUDIX domain-containing protein is translated as MKFNEYADEKKYYEQEASQEEFLKWYQQQDLPKYEKPSVTVDNVILGWAEDEVKLLLIKRKANPFRGHYALPGGFVDKKEDTTEAVLREVKEEVGITLDETYVEQLKTIATPNRDPRAWTITVAHLTYLPDMQAVTITAGDDAREAHWVTLRADKDGTPQLSYMGKEIPLDDLAFDHKEIIHEAVIRIKNRLDYVPTVLQILGATFTLTEARKVYSKFLGIELKELDNSNFRKTHGKFFIEIGFETKPVKGRPKKIYKLKNLT